From a region of the Mycobacterium sp. SMC-8 genome:
- a CDS encoding acyl-CoA dehydrogenase family protein: MDFTLNDEQELLRGSLARFLATRYDLEKSRTAAKTGPGWQPEIWRALAEELGILGAALPEEAGGIGGGPVEMMLIAEALGHALVIEPYVDTAVVAAGLLQRAGGDTAAALVDQIVSGAAVVSLAATEPTSGERWQDVSTTARRDGDGWILFGAKIVSTSTPLAGHVLVTARTAGERTDTDGISLFLVELGSAATGIDLHHYRTVDDRRASDIVLDDLRLPATALLGREGGAWPSLALARDEGATAVCAEAVGCMRKVLADTVEYCKQRQQFGQPIGSFQVLQHRMVDMYMEVEQAAAAALLATLNLDADDVARARAVSAAKVTVGRAARFVGQQAVQLHGGMGMTEELAIGHYFKRLTAVQFEFGSTDHHVARYAELTSR; encoded by the coding sequence ATGGACTTCACACTCAACGACGAACAGGAACTGCTGCGAGGGAGCCTGGCTCGGTTTCTCGCCACCCGCTACGACCTCGAGAAGAGCCGTACCGCGGCCAAGACCGGCCCGGGTTGGCAACCCGAGATCTGGCGCGCCCTCGCCGAGGAGCTCGGCATCCTGGGCGCGGCGCTGCCGGAAGAGGCCGGCGGGATCGGCGGCGGCCCGGTCGAGATGATGCTCATCGCCGAAGCGCTGGGACACGCCCTGGTGATCGAACCCTATGTCGACACCGCCGTCGTCGCCGCCGGACTGCTGCAGCGCGCCGGTGGGGACACCGCAGCGGCACTCGTCGACCAGATCGTCTCCGGCGCCGCCGTGGTGTCGCTGGCCGCCACCGAACCGACCTCCGGCGAACGCTGGCAGGATGTCAGCACGACCGCCCGCCGTGACGGTGACGGCTGGATCCTGTTCGGCGCCAAGATCGTCTCGACCAGCACACCGCTGGCCGGTCACGTGCTGGTCACCGCCAGGACGGCCGGCGAGCGCACCGACACTGACGGCATCTCGCTGTTCCTCGTCGAACTCGGCTCCGCCGCAACAGGTATCGATCTGCACCACTACCGCACGGTCGACGACCGCCGAGCGTCCGACATCGTGCTGGACGACCTCCGGTTGCCGGCCACCGCGCTGTTGGGCCGGGAGGGCGGCGCGTGGCCGTCGCTCGCACTGGCCCGTGACGAGGGCGCCACCGCGGTCTGTGCGGAGGCGGTCGGCTGCATGCGCAAGGTGCTGGCCGACACCGTCGAATACTGCAAACAACGCCAACAGTTCGGGCAGCCCATCGGCAGTTTCCAGGTCCTCCAGCATCGGATGGTGGACATGTACATGGAGGTCGAACAGGCCGCTGCCGCAGCGTTGTTGGCGACTCTCAACCTCGACGCCGACGACGTCGCCCGGGCCAGGGCGGTGTCGGCGGCCAAGGTCACGGTGGGCCGCGCCGCCCGGTTCGTGGGACAGCAGGCCGTGCAGCTGCACGGCGGCATGGGCATGACCGAGGAGCTGGCGATCGGTCACTACTTCAAACGGCTCACCGCTGTGCAGTTCGAGTTCGGATCGACCGACCACCACGTCGCGCGCTACGCCGAGCTGACCTCGCGGTAG
- a CDS encoding acyl-CoA dehydrogenase family protein, giving the protein MDLQWSPVDLAFRDEVRAFLDERLTPVLRRAGRLMTSVYADHDASMQWQQILHERGWAAPAWPVAHGGCDWSLTQHYIFSRESTLAGAPSLSPMGIKMVAHAIIKFGTDEQKNFFLPRILTGEVFFCQGYSEPEAGSDLAALSMAARDDGDHLVCTGSKIWTTHAREANWMFALVRTTRSDKKQRGITFLLVDMSTPGIEIRPLVMTSGEEVQNQVFFDEVRVPKRNVIGQIDDGWTVAKYLLEFERGGGATAPALQVMVEEITVAAADQPGPAGGRLLDDPAFARKLAEARIRTEVLEILEYQVLAVVAQGGNPGAKSSMLKVLSTELSQAITELAMEAAGPRGRVYQPHGTCPGGPIAEFEPPADDYISGEPWQAVAPLRYFNDRAGSIYAGSNEIQRNILAKAALGL; this is encoded by the coding sequence ATGGACCTACAGTGGTCGCCGGTCGACCTGGCATTCCGCGACGAGGTGCGCGCATTCCTCGACGAGAGGCTCACGCCTGTGCTCCGTCGCGCGGGGCGCCTGATGACCAGCGTGTACGCCGATCACGACGCGAGCATGCAATGGCAGCAGATTCTGCACGAGCGCGGGTGGGCAGCGCCGGCGTGGCCCGTCGCCCACGGCGGGTGCGACTGGAGCCTGACCCAGCACTACATCTTCAGCCGGGAGTCCACACTCGCCGGCGCCCCGTCGCTCTCGCCGATGGGGATCAAGATGGTCGCCCACGCGATCATCAAGTTCGGAACCGACGAGCAAAAGAACTTCTTCTTGCCGCGCATACTGACCGGCGAGGTCTTCTTCTGCCAGGGGTACTCCGAGCCGGAGGCGGGTTCGGATCTGGCCGCGTTGTCGATGGCGGCCCGCGACGACGGTGATCACCTCGTATGCACCGGCAGCAAGATTTGGACCACTCACGCGCGGGAAGCCAACTGGATGTTCGCGCTGGTACGCACCACCCGATCGGACAAGAAGCAGCGCGGCATCACATTCCTGCTCGTCGACATGTCGACTCCCGGCATCGAGATCCGGCCGCTGGTGATGACCTCCGGTGAAGAGGTGCAGAACCAGGTGTTCTTCGACGAGGTGCGAGTGCCCAAGCGCAACGTCATCGGCCAGATCGACGACGGCTGGACGGTGGCCAAGTACCTGCTCGAATTCGAACGTGGCGGTGGCGCCACCGCACCGGCCCTACAGGTGATGGTCGAGGAGATCACCGTGGCGGCCGCCGATCAGCCCGGCCCGGCCGGAGGGCGGCTGCTCGACGACCCTGCTTTCGCGCGCAAGCTCGCCGAGGCGCGTATCCGGACCGAGGTGCTGGAGATCCTGGAGTACCAGGTGCTCGCGGTGGTGGCGCAAGGCGGCAACCCCGGCGCGAAGTCGTCGATGTTGAAGGTGCTGAGCACTGAGCTGAGCCAGGCGATCACCGAACTCGCCATGGAGGCTGCCGGACCGCGCGGGCGCGTCTACCAGCCGCATGGGACCTGCCCGGGCGGACCGATCGCCGAATTCGAGCCGCCCGCGGACGACTACATCAGCGGTGAACCGTGGCAGGCCGTGGCCCCGTTGCGGTACTTCAACGACCGGGCCGGCTCGATCTACGCCGGCAGCAATGAGATTCAGCGCAACATCCTCGCCAAGGCTGCATTGGGGCTCTAA
- a CDS encoding bifunctional diguanylate cyclase/phosphodiesterase yields the protein MSDNDTLRSLDLVVTSVATKLMAANAATSVEVSQRVLAELVAYLGVDVSFLRYNDHKIGASRLIAEWPVRPGVPDPDPLALVYFADADPVFAHSEHGKKPMVFRPEPATDDYQKRIEETRAVPATSMAAAPLVSGELTTGVLGFIKFGDREWTAEELNGLEAIASLFAQVQARVQAEEQLRYLAEHDDLTGLHNRRALLAHLDERLAVGAPGPVSALFFDLDRLKAINDYLGHTAGDWFIRVLAERLRRGADCPNMIARLGGDEFVLVPGVPMDAQEAETLAHRLQSTLRERVSIDGEMLTRTVSIGVAQGVPGRDTTSDLLRRADQAVLTAKNSGGNKIVTFTDDMSMKNEFDNDIELHLQSVIENGALLLHYLPEVDMRTGEILAAEALVRWQHPTRGLLSPESFIGVAESINLAGELGRWVMRAACADFAAWRARGIGRDAVMRINVSPVQLVTDGFVDAVAAIVDEFGLDKGSICLEITESVVVQDIETTRVTLNGLQEAGVRIAIDDFGTGYSALSHLKSLPVDTLKIDKSFVRELGSDPGDLAIVRAVIALAEAFGLELVAEGVETEAAALTLLRHGCHRAQGFLLSRPIPGAAMETLLAKGRIRVSFAKS from the coding sequence ATGTCTGACAACGACACACTCCGCAGCCTCGACCTGGTGGTCACCTCGGTGGCCACCAAGTTGATGGCCGCCAACGCGGCGACCTCGGTCGAGGTGAGTCAGCGGGTACTGGCCGAACTCGTCGCCTATCTGGGTGTCGATGTCAGCTTTCTGCGCTACAACGACCACAAGATCGGTGCGTCACGGCTGATCGCGGAATGGCCGGTGCGCCCCGGAGTTCCCGACCCGGACCCGCTCGCGCTCGTCTATTTCGCCGACGCCGACCCGGTGTTCGCCCACTCCGAACACGGCAAGAAGCCGATGGTGTTCCGGCCCGAGCCGGCCACCGACGACTACCAGAAGCGCATCGAGGAGACCCGCGCCGTGCCGGCCACCTCGATGGCGGCGGCTCCCCTGGTCTCTGGTGAACTCACCACCGGTGTGCTCGGGTTCATCAAGTTCGGTGACCGCGAGTGGACCGCTGAGGAACTCAACGGGCTCGAAGCGATCGCGTCGCTGTTCGCTCAGGTCCAGGCGCGCGTGCAGGCCGAGGAGCAGCTCCGTTACCTGGCCGAACACGACGACCTGACCGGACTGCATAACCGCCGTGCGTTGCTCGCCCATCTCGACGAGCGCCTGGCAGTCGGCGCGCCAGGCCCGGTGTCAGCGCTGTTCTTCGACCTCGACCGTCTCAAGGCGATCAACGACTATCTCGGGCACACAGCAGGCGACTGGTTCATCCGGGTGCTGGCTGAGCGGCTGCGCCGGGGCGCGGACTGCCCGAACATGATCGCGCGGCTCGGCGGTGACGAATTCGTCCTCGTCCCCGGCGTACCGATGGACGCACAGGAGGCCGAAACCCTCGCGCACCGCCTGCAGTCGACGCTGCGGGAACGGGTCTCCATCGACGGCGAGATGCTCACGCGCACGGTGAGCATCGGTGTGGCTCAAGGTGTGCCGGGTCGTGACACCACATCGGATCTGCTCCGCAGGGCGGATCAGGCCGTGCTGACCGCCAAGAACTCGGGCGGCAACAAGATCGTCACCTTCACCGACGACATGTCGATGAAGAACGAGTTCGACAACGACATCGAGCTGCACCTGCAGAGCGTCATCGAAAACGGCGCGCTGCTGCTGCACTACCTGCCCGAGGTCGACATGCGGACCGGCGAGATCCTGGCCGCCGAGGCCCTGGTCCGCTGGCAGCATCCGACGCGTGGTCTGTTGTCCCCGGAGTCGTTCATCGGTGTCGCCGAGTCGATCAACCTCGCGGGCGAGCTGGGTCGCTGGGTGATGCGGGCGGCATGCGCGGATTTCGCGGCGTGGCGGGCCCGCGGCATCGGCCGGGACGCGGTGATGCGCATCAACGTCTCGCCGGTACAGCTGGTCACCGACGGCTTCGTGGACGCGGTCGCCGCGATCGTCGACGAGTTCGGACTCGACAAGGGATCCATCTGCCTGGAGATCACCGAGAGCGTCGTCGTCCAGGACATCGAGACCACGCGCGTCACCCTCAACGGTCTGCAGGAGGCCGGCGTGCGCATCGCGATCGACGACTTCGGCACCGGGTACAGCGCGCTGTCCCATCTGAAGTCGCTGCCGGTCGACACGCTCAAGATCGACAAGAGCTTCGTGCGCGAACTCGGTTCGGATCCGGGCGATCTGGCGATCGTGCGTGCGGTCATCGCGCTCGCCGAGGCGTTCGGCCTGGAACTGGTGGCCGAGGGCGTGGAGACGGAGGCCGCGGCGTTGACGCTGCTGCGCCACGGATGTCACCGGGCCCAGGGATTCTTACTGTCACGGCCGATTCCCGGCGCGGCAATGGAGACACTGCTGGCCAAGGGACGGATCCGGGTGAGCTTCGCCAAGTCCTAG